A single genomic interval of Centropristis striata isolate RG_2023a ecotype Rhode Island chromosome 8, C.striata_1.0, whole genome shotgun sequence harbors:
- the tcea3 gene encoding transcription elongation factor A protein 3 isoform X2: MDLLRELKSFNMTLKLLQETRIGMSVNGIRKHCTDEEVIALAKVLIKDWKRLLDSEKASEMKNGLDSSKPAVSPNSPPSETQSSHRRLDVNPKHDSDPDKKHPDRNKKEKHYDEHKNKKIHADDPMDEKHLEEPQNEKHPQEIRKDKHSQELKKQTHAEDVQVEIDNKKQKHEEDLQSDKHKPEPRKERAPWEPKKMRHTDEVEKEKQPEELKKHSYDDMKKDKHREESRHERPMYSPHREKPEPQREKPADVHKPIFERKESSDSKPAPQKKTSDHVKKDRKESSESKVHKKHSDEAKRERKDSSDSKPPPPKKPSLDVKKEKHRKDSCDSKPAQPVKRQSTDSKPDRRESIDSKKSSSPPAKKLTDERRESHGSKTSQPGPPQRKPSTDSMERKGKTDAPKTPTTPTSPMSPGFSSPGGPLPPHLATGETVRDKCIEMLAAALRTDNDYKDFGTNCDIMAAEIEHHIYQEIKATDMKYKNRVRSRISNLKDPKNPGLRRNVLAGSIDLGRIASMSAEEMASDELKQLRNVLTQEAIREHQMAKTGGTSTDLLQCGKCKKRNCTYNQVQTRSADEPMTTFVLCNECGNRWKFC, from the exons ATGGACCTGCTGAGGGAACTGAAAAGTTTCAATATGACACTCAAACTTCTCCAA gaaACGAGGATCGGCATGTCTGTGAACGGTATCAGGAAGCACTGCACAGACGAGGAAGTCATTGCCTTGGCAAAAGTCCTCATTAAAGACTGGAAAAGACTTCTGG actCTGAGAAAGCTTCAGAAATGAAGAACGGTTTGGACTCCAGCAAACCAGCAGTGTCTCCAAACAGCCCCCCCTCTGAGACTCAGAGCAG TCACAGGAGACTGGATGTCAACCCCAAACACGACTCAGATCCTGACAAAAAACACCCcgatagaaacaaaaaagaaaaacattatgacgaacacaaaaacaaaaagatccACGCAGACGACCCCATGGATGAAAAGCACCTGGAAGAGCCCCAAAATGAGAAACATCCCCAAGAAATCAGAAAAGACAAGCATTCAcaagaactgaaaaaacaaacacatgcagagGACGTCCAAGTGGAAATTGATAACAAGAAACAGAAGCATGAAGAAGACCTGCAGAGTGACAAACACAAGCCAGAACCACGGAAGGAAAGAGCGCCATGGGAACCAAAGAAGATGAGACACACTGACGAagttgaaaaggaaaaacagccAGAGGAGCTAAAGAAGCACAGCTATGATGACATGAAGAAggacaaacacagagaagaaagCAGACACGAGAGGCCGATGTACTCGCCGCATCGAGAGAAACCTGAACCCCAGAGAGAGAAACCTGCTGATGTTCACAAACCAATATTTGAAAG GAAGGAGTCATCAGACTCTAAACctgcaccacagaagaagacgtCAGATCATGTGAAGAAAGACAG GAAAGAGTCATCAGAAAGCaaagtgcataaaaaacactcaGATGAAGCCAAGAGAGAAAG GAAAGATTCATCTGACTCAAAACCCCCACCTCCCAAAAAGCCCAGTTTGGATGTCAaaaaggaaaagcacag gaAGGACTCCTGCGACTCGAAGCCTGCCCAGCCTGTGAAACGTCAATCAACTGACTCCAAGCCTGACAG ACGGGAATCCATTGATTCAAAGAAAAGCAGCTCACCACCAGCAAAGAAGCTAACAGATGAaag AAGAGAGTCTCATGGCTCCAAGACTTCTCAGCCTGGACCTCCACAGAGGAAGCCCTCTACCGACAGCATGGAAAG GAAGGGCAAAACCGATGCCCCTAAAACTCCCACCACCCCGACCAGCCCCATGTCACCCGGCTTCAGCTCTCCCGGGGGTCCGCTGCCCCCTCACCTCGCTACCGGAGAGACCGTCAGAGACAAATGCATTGAGATGCTGGCAGCTGCCCTGCGCACAGACA ATGACTACAAGGATTTTGGAACTAACTGTGACATCATGGCTGCAGAGATCGAACAT CATATCTACCAGGAGATAAAGGCCACagatatgaaatataaaaacagagtcCGGAGCCGCATCAGCAACCTGAAGGACCCGAAGAACCCTGGGCTTCGCAGAAACGTCCTCGCAGGAAGCATCGACCTGGGCCGCATCGCCAGCATGTCTGCTGAG GAGATGGCCAGCGACGAGCTGAAGCAGCTGAGGAACGTTCTCACCCAGGAGGCCATCAGGGAGCATCAAATGGCCAAAACTGGCGGCACCAGCACTGACCTGCTGCAGTGCGGCAAGTGCAAGAAGAGGAACTGCACCTACAACCAG GTGCAGACACGCAGTGCTGATGAGCCAATGACCACATTTGTTCTGTGTAATGAGTGTGGTAACCGCTGGAAG TTCTGCTGA
- the tcea3 gene encoding transcription elongation factor A protein 3 isoform X5 — MTREEDLIRIAKKLDKMVSRNNTEGAMDLLRELKSFNMTLKLLQETRIGMSVNGIRKHCTDEEVIALAKVLIKDWKRLLDSEKASEMKNGLDSSKPAVSPNSPPSETQSRKDSCDSKPAQPVKRQSTDSKPDRRESIDSKKSSSPPAKKLTDERRESHGSKTSQPGPPQRKPSTDSMERKGKTDAPKTPTTPTSPMSPGFSSPGGPLPPHLATGETVRDKCIEMLAAALRTDNDYKDFGTNCDIMAAEIEHHIYQEIKATDMKYKNRVRSRISNLKDPKNPGLRRNVLAGSIDLGRIASMSAEEMASDELKQLRNVLTQEAIREHQMAKTGGTSTDLLQCGKCKKRNCTYNQVQTRSADEPMTTFVLCNECGNRWKFC; from the exons ATGACGCGAGAGGAAGATCTCATTCGGATTGCAAAAAAACTGGACAAGATGGTGTCTCGAAATAACACG GAGGGCGCCATGGACCTGCTGAGGGAACTGAAAAGTTTCAATATGACACTCAAACTTCTCCAA gaaACGAGGATCGGCATGTCTGTGAACGGTATCAGGAAGCACTGCACAGACGAGGAAGTCATTGCCTTGGCAAAAGTCCTCATTAAAGACTGGAAAAGACTTCTGG actCTGAGAAAGCTTCAGAAATGAAGAACGGTTTGGACTCCAGCAAACCAGCAGTGTCTCCAAACAGCCCCCCCTCTGAGACTCAGAGCAG gaAGGACTCCTGCGACTCGAAGCCTGCCCAGCCTGTGAAACGTCAATCAACTGACTCCAAGCCTGACAG ACGGGAATCCATTGATTCAAAGAAAAGCAGCTCACCACCAGCAAAGAAGCTAACAGATGAaag AAGAGAGTCTCATGGCTCCAAGACTTCTCAGCCTGGACCTCCACAGAGGAAGCCCTCTACCGACAGCATGGAAAG GAAGGGCAAAACCGATGCCCCTAAAACTCCCACCACCCCGACCAGCCCCATGTCACCCGGCTTCAGCTCTCCCGGGGGTCCGCTGCCCCCTCACCTCGCTACCGGAGAGACCGTCAGAGACAAATGCATTGAGATGCTGGCAGCTGCCCTGCGCACAGACA ATGACTACAAGGATTTTGGAACTAACTGTGACATCATGGCTGCAGAGATCGAACAT CATATCTACCAGGAGATAAAGGCCACagatatgaaatataaaaacagagtcCGGAGCCGCATCAGCAACCTGAAGGACCCGAAGAACCCTGGGCTTCGCAGAAACGTCCTCGCAGGAAGCATCGACCTGGGCCGCATCGCCAGCATGTCTGCTGAG GAGATGGCCAGCGACGAGCTGAAGCAGCTGAGGAACGTTCTCACCCAGGAGGCCATCAGGGAGCATCAAATGGCCAAAACTGGCGGCACCAGCACTGACCTGCTGCAGTGCGGCAAGTGCAAGAAGAGGAACTGCACCTACAACCAG GTGCAGACACGCAGTGCTGATGAGCCAATGACCACATTTGTTCTGTGTAATGAGTGTGGTAACCGCTGGAAG TTCTGCTGA
- the tcea3 gene encoding transcription elongation factor A protein 3 isoform X4, protein MTREEDLIRIAKKLDKMVSRNNTEGAMDLLRELKSFNMTLKLLQETRIGMSVNGIRKHCTDEEVIALAKVLIKDWKRLLDSEKASEMKNGLDSSKPAVSPNSPPSETQSRKDSSDSKPPPPKKPSLDVKKEKHRKDSCDSKPAQPVKRQSTDSKPDRRESIDSKKSSSPPAKKLTDERRESHGSKTSQPGPPQRKPSTDSMERKGKTDAPKTPTTPTSPMSPGFSSPGGPLPPHLATGETVRDKCIEMLAAALRTDNDYKDFGTNCDIMAAEIEHHIYQEIKATDMKYKNRVRSRISNLKDPKNPGLRRNVLAGSIDLGRIASMSAEEMASDELKQLRNVLTQEAIREHQMAKTGGTSTDLLQCGKCKKRNCTYNQVQTRSADEPMTTFVLCNECGNRWKFC, encoded by the exons ATGACGCGAGAGGAAGATCTCATTCGGATTGCAAAAAAACTGGACAAGATGGTGTCTCGAAATAACACG GAGGGCGCCATGGACCTGCTGAGGGAACTGAAAAGTTTCAATATGACACTCAAACTTCTCCAA gaaACGAGGATCGGCATGTCTGTGAACGGTATCAGGAAGCACTGCACAGACGAGGAAGTCATTGCCTTGGCAAAAGTCCTCATTAAAGACTGGAAAAGACTTCTGG actCTGAGAAAGCTTCAGAAATGAAGAACGGTTTGGACTCCAGCAAACCAGCAGTGTCTCCAAACAGCCCCCCCTCTGAGACTCAGAGCAG GAAAGATTCATCTGACTCAAAACCCCCACCTCCCAAAAAGCCCAGTTTGGATGTCAaaaaggaaaagcacag gaAGGACTCCTGCGACTCGAAGCCTGCCCAGCCTGTGAAACGTCAATCAACTGACTCCAAGCCTGACAG ACGGGAATCCATTGATTCAAAGAAAAGCAGCTCACCACCAGCAAAGAAGCTAACAGATGAaag AAGAGAGTCTCATGGCTCCAAGACTTCTCAGCCTGGACCTCCACAGAGGAAGCCCTCTACCGACAGCATGGAAAG GAAGGGCAAAACCGATGCCCCTAAAACTCCCACCACCCCGACCAGCCCCATGTCACCCGGCTTCAGCTCTCCCGGGGGTCCGCTGCCCCCTCACCTCGCTACCGGAGAGACCGTCAGAGACAAATGCATTGAGATGCTGGCAGCTGCCCTGCGCACAGACA ATGACTACAAGGATTTTGGAACTAACTGTGACATCATGGCTGCAGAGATCGAACAT CATATCTACCAGGAGATAAAGGCCACagatatgaaatataaaaacagagtcCGGAGCCGCATCAGCAACCTGAAGGACCCGAAGAACCCTGGGCTTCGCAGAAACGTCCTCGCAGGAAGCATCGACCTGGGCCGCATCGCCAGCATGTCTGCTGAG GAGATGGCCAGCGACGAGCTGAAGCAGCTGAGGAACGTTCTCACCCAGGAGGCCATCAGGGAGCATCAAATGGCCAAAACTGGCGGCACCAGCACTGACCTGCTGCAGTGCGGCAAGTGCAAGAAGAGGAACTGCACCTACAACCAG GTGCAGACACGCAGTGCTGATGAGCCAATGACCACATTTGTTCTGTGTAATGAGTGTGGTAACCGCTGGAAG TTCTGCTGA
- the tcea3 gene encoding transcription elongation factor A protein 3 isoform X3 produces the protein MTREEDLIRIAKKLDKMVSRNNTEGAMDLLRELKSFNMTLKLLQETRIGMSVNGIRKHCTDEEVIALAKVLIKDWKRLLDSEKASEMKNGLDSSKPAVSPNSPPSETQSSHRRLDVNPKHDSDPDKKHPDRNKKEKHYDEHKNKKIHADDPMDEKHLEEPQNEKHPQEIRKDKHSQELKKQTHAEDVQVEIDNKKQKHEEDLQSDKHKPEPRKERAPWEPKKMRHTDEVEKEKQPEELKKHSYDDMKKDKHREESRHERPMYSPHREKPEPQREKPADVHKPIFERKDSSDSKPPPPKKPSLDVKKEKHRKDSCDSKPAQPVKRQSTDSKPDRRESIDSKKSSSPPAKKLTDERRESHGSKTSQPGPPQRKPSTDSMERKGKTDAPKTPTTPTSPMSPGFSSPGGPLPPHLATGETVRDKCIEMLAAALRTDNDYKDFGTNCDIMAAEIEHHIYQEIKATDMKYKNRVRSRISNLKDPKNPGLRRNVLAGSIDLGRIASMSAEEMASDELKQLRNVLTQEAIREHQMAKTGGTSTDLLQCGKCKKRNCTYNQVQTRSADEPMTTFVLCNECGNRWKFC, from the exons ATGACGCGAGAGGAAGATCTCATTCGGATTGCAAAAAAACTGGACAAGATGGTGTCTCGAAATAACACG GAGGGCGCCATGGACCTGCTGAGGGAACTGAAAAGTTTCAATATGACACTCAAACTTCTCCAA gaaACGAGGATCGGCATGTCTGTGAACGGTATCAGGAAGCACTGCACAGACGAGGAAGTCATTGCCTTGGCAAAAGTCCTCATTAAAGACTGGAAAAGACTTCTGG actCTGAGAAAGCTTCAGAAATGAAGAACGGTTTGGACTCCAGCAAACCAGCAGTGTCTCCAAACAGCCCCCCCTCTGAGACTCAGAGCAG TCACAGGAGACTGGATGTCAACCCCAAACACGACTCAGATCCTGACAAAAAACACCCcgatagaaacaaaaaagaaaaacattatgacgaacacaaaaacaaaaagatccACGCAGACGACCCCATGGATGAAAAGCACCTGGAAGAGCCCCAAAATGAGAAACATCCCCAAGAAATCAGAAAAGACAAGCATTCAcaagaactgaaaaaacaaacacatgcagagGACGTCCAAGTGGAAATTGATAACAAGAAACAGAAGCATGAAGAAGACCTGCAGAGTGACAAACACAAGCCAGAACCACGGAAGGAAAGAGCGCCATGGGAACCAAAGAAGATGAGACACACTGACGAagttgaaaaggaaaaacagccAGAGGAGCTAAAGAAGCACAGCTATGATGACATGAAGAAggacaaacacagagaagaaagCAGACACGAGAGGCCGATGTACTCGCCGCATCGAGAGAAACCTGAACCCCAGAGAGAGAAACCTGCTGATGTTCACAAACCAATATTTGAAAG GAAAGATTCATCTGACTCAAAACCCCCACCTCCCAAAAAGCCCAGTTTGGATGTCAaaaaggaaaagcacag gaAGGACTCCTGCGACTCGAAGCCTGCCCAGCCTGTGAAACGTCAATCAACTGACTCCAAGCCTGACAG ACGGGAATCCATTGATTCAAAGAAAAGCAGCTCACCACCAGCAAAGAAGCTAACAGATGAaag AAGAGAGTCTCATGGCTCCAAGACTTCTCAGCCTGGACCTCCACAGAGGAAGCCCTCTACCGACAGCATGGAAAG GAAGGGCAAAACCGATGCCCCTAAAACTCCCACCACCCCGACCAGCCCCATGTCACCCGGCTTCAGCTCTCCCGGGGGTCCGCTGCCCCCTCACCTCGCTACCGGAGAGACCGTCAGAGACAAATGCATTGAGATGCTGGCAGCTGCCCTGCGCACAGACA ATGACTACAAGGATTTTGGAACTAACTGTGACATCATGGCTGCAGAGATCGAACAT CATATCTACCAGGAGATAAAGGCCACagatatgaaatataaaaacagagtcCGGAGCCGCATCAGCAACCTGAAGGACCCGAAGAACCCTGGGCTTCGCAGAAACGTCCTCGCAGGAAGCATCGACCTGGGCCGCATCGCCAGCATGTCTGCTGAG GAGATGGCCAGCGACGAGCTGAAGCAGCTGAGGAACGTTCTCACCCAGGAGGCCATCAGGGAGCATCAAATGGCCAAAACTGGCGGCACCAGCACTGACCTGCTGCAGTGCGGCAAGTGCAAGAAGAGGAACTGCACCTACAACCAG GTGCAGACACGCAGTGCTGATGAGCCAATGACCACATTTGTTCTGTGTAATGAGTGTGGTAACCGCTGGAAG TTCTGCTGA
- the tcea3 gene encoding transcription elongation factor A protein 3 isoform X1, producing MTREEDLIRIAKKLDKMVSRNNTEGAMDLLRELKSFNMTLKLLQETRIGMSVNGIRKHCTDEEVIALAKVLIKDWKRLLDSEKASEMKNGLDSSKPAVSPNSPPSETQSSHRRLDVNPKHDSDPDKKHPDRNKKEKHYDEHKNKKIHADDPMDEKHLEEPQNEKHPQEIRKDKHSQELKKQTHAEDVQVEIDNKKQKHEEDLQSDKHKPEPRKERAPWEPKKMRHTDEVEKEKQPEELKKHSYDDMKKDKHREESRHERPMYSPHREKPEPQREKPADVHKPIFERKESSDSKPAPQKKTSDHVKKDRKESSESKVHKKHSDEAKRERKDSSDSKPPPPKKPSLDVKKEKHRKDSCDSKPAQPVKRQSTDSKPDRRESIDSKKSSSPPAKKLTDERRESHGSKTSQPGPPQRKPSTDSMERKGKTDAPKTPTTPTSPMSPGFSSPGGPLPPHLATGETVRDKCIEMLAAALRTDNDYKDFGTNCDIMAAEIEHHIYQEIKATDMKYKNRVRSRISNLKDPKNPGLRRNVLAGSIDLGRIASMSAEEMASDELKQLRNVLTQEAIREHQMAKTGGTSTDLLQCGKCKKRNCTYNQVQTRSADEPMTTFVLCNECGNRWKFC from the exons ATGACGCGAGAGGAAGATCTCATTCGGATTGCAAAAAAACTGGACAAGATGGTGTCTCGAAATAACACG GAGGGCGCCATGGACCTGCTGAGGGAACTGAAAAGTTTCAATATGACACTCAAACTTCTCCAA gaaACGAGGATCGGCATGTCTGTGAACGGTATCAGGAAGCACTGCACAGACGAGGAAGTCATTGCCTTGGCAAAAGTCCTCATTAAAGACTGGAAAAGACTTCTGG actCTGAGAAAGCTTCAGAAATGAAGAACGGTTTGGACTCCAGCAAACCAGCAGTGTCTCCAAACAGCCCCCCCTCTGAGACTCAGAGCAG TCACAGGAGACTGGATGTCAACCCCAAACACGACTCAGATCCTGACAAAAAACACCCcgatagaaacaaaaaagaaaaacattatgacgaacacaaaaacaaaaagatccACGCAGACGACCCCATGGATGAAAAGCACCTGGAAGAGCCCCAAAATGAGAAACATCCCCAAGAAATCAGAAAAGACAAGCATTCAcaagaactgaaaaaacaaacacatgcagagGACGTCCAAGTGGAAATTGATAACAAGAAACAGAAGCATGAAGAAGACCTGCAGAGTGACAAACACAAGCCAGAACCACGGAAGGAAAGAGCGCCATGGGAACCAAAGAAGATGAGACACACTGACGAagttgaaaaggaaaaacagccAGAGGAGCTAAAGAAGCACAGCTATGATGACATGAAGAAggacaaacacagagaagaaagCAGACACGAGAGGCCGATGTACTCGCCGCATCGAGAGAAACCTGAACCCCAGAGAGAGAAACCTGCTGATGTTCACAAACCAATATTTGAAAG GAAGGAGTCATCAGACTCTAAACctgcaccacagaagaagacgtCAGATCATGTGAAGAAAGACAG GAAAGAGTCATCAGAAAGCaaagtgcataaaaaacactcaGATGAAGCCAAGAGAGAAAG GAAAGATTCATCTGACTCAAAACCCCCACCTCCCAAAAAGCCCAGTTTGGATGTCAaaaaggaaaagcacag gaAGGACTCCTGCGACTCGAAGCCTGCCCAGCCTGTGAAACGTCAATCAACTGACTCCAAGCCTGACAG ACGGGAATCCATTGATTCAAAGAAAAGCAGCTCACCACCAGCAAAGAAGCTAACAGATGAaag AAGAGAGTCTCATGGCTCCAAGACTTCTCAGCCTGGACCTCCACAGAGGAAGCCCTCTACCGACAGCATGGAAAG GAAGGGCAAAACCGATGCCCCTAAAACTCCCACCACCCCGACCAGCCCCATGTCACCCGGCTTCAGCTCTCCCGGGGGTCCGCTGCCCCCTCACCTCGCTACCGGAGAGACCGTCAGAGACAAATGCATTGAGATGCTGGCAGCTGCCCTGCGCACAGACA ATGACTACAAGGATTTTGGAACTAACTGTGACATCATGGCTGCAGAGATCGAACAT CATATCTACCAGGAGATAAAGGCCACagatatgaaatataaaaacagagtcCGGAGCCGCATCAGCAACCTGAAGGACCCGAAGAACCCTGGGCTTCGCAGAAACGTCCTCGCAGGAAGCATCGACCTGGGCCGCATCGCCAGCATGTCTGCTGAG GAGATGGCCAGCGACGAGCTGAAGCAGCTGAGGAACGTTCTCACCCAGGAGGCCATCAGGGAGCATCAAATGGCCAAAACTGGCGGCACCAGCACTGACCTGCTGCAGTGCGGCAAGTGCAAGAAGAGGAACTGCACCTACAACCAG GTGCAGACACGCAGTGCTGATGAGCCAATGACCACATTTGTTCTGTGTAATGAGTGTGGTAACCGCTGGAAG TTCTGCTGA